GACTTCGGGATAACTACGAGAAATCGTGGCTAATACCGGATATGACGCGTGCCCGCATGGGTGTGTGTGGAAAGATTTATTGGTCAGGGATGGGCTCGCGGCCTATCAGCTTGTTGGTGGGGTGAAGGCCTACCAAGGCGACGACGGGTAGCCGGCCTGAGAGGGTGACCGGCCACACTGGGACTGAGACACGGCCCAGACTCCTACGGGAGGCAGCAGTGGGGAATATTGCACAATGGGCGAAAGCCTGATGCAGCGACGCCGCGTGAGGGATGACGGCCTTCGGGTTGTAAACCTCTTTCAGTAGGGAAGAAGCCTTCGGGTGACGGTACCTGCAGAAGAAGCGCCGGCTAACTACGTGCCAGCAGCCGCGGTAATACGTAGGGCGCAAGCGTTGTCCGGAATTATTGGGCGTAAAGAGCTCGTAGGCGGTTTGTCGCGTCTGCTGTGAAAACGCAAGGCTTAACCTTGCGCCTGCAGTGGGTACGGGCAGACTAGAGTGCGGTAGGGGAGACTGGAATTCCTGGTGTAGCGGTGGAATGCGCAGATATCAGGAGGAACACCGATGGCGAAGGCAGGTCTCTGGGCCGTTACTGACGCTGAGGAGCGAAAGCATGGGGAGCGAACAGGATTAGATACCCTGGTAGTCCATGCCGTAAACGTTGGGCACTAGGTGTGGGACCCATTCCACGGGTTCCGTGCCGCAGCTAACGCATTAAGTGCCCCGCCTGGGGAGTACGGCCGCAAGGCTAAAACTCAAAGGAATTGACGGGGGCCCGCACAAGCGGCGGAGCATGCGGATTAATTCGATGCAACGCGAAGAACCTTACCAAGGCTTGACATACACCGGAAAAGTGCAGAGATGTGCTCCCCGTAAGGTCGGTGTACAGGTGGTGCATGGTTGTCGTCAGCTCGTGTCGTGAGATGTTGGGTTAAGTCCCGCAACGAGCGCAACCCTTGTCCTGTGTTGCCAGCGGGTTATGCCGGGGACTCATGGGAGACTGCCGGGGTCAACTCGGAGGAAGGTGGGGATGACGTCAAATCATCATGCCCCTTATGTCTTGGGCTTCACGCATGCTACAATGGCCGGTACAAAGGGCTGCGATACCGCGAGGTGGAGCGAATCCCAAAAAGCCGGTCTCAGTTCGGATTGGGGTCTGCAACTCGACCCCATGAAGTCGGAGTCGCTAGTAATCGCAGATCAGCAACGCTGCGGTGAATACGTTCTCGGGCCTTGTACACACCGCCCGTCACGTCATGAAAGTCGGTAACACCCGAAGCCGGTGGCCCAACCCTTGTGGGGGGAGCCGTCGAAGGTGGGACTGGCGATTAGGACGAAGTCGTAACAAGGTAGCCGTACCGGAAGGTGCGGCTGGATCACCTCCTTTCTAAGGAGCTCACCACATCCTCGCCCGCTTCGTCGGGGCCTACGGGGGTGTCAGGTGCCACGCGGATGCCGAATGAGTGTCCGGTGGTTGCTCATGGGTGGAACATCGAAGGCTTGGCATGCTGTTGGGTCCTGAGGGAACAGGCGCCCGCGCCGGCCGTACGGCTGGTTGTGGGGGTTGTTGTCTCGACCGTGACCGCCTTCTGCTCGCCCCTGGTGCCCGTTGTGGTGTGGGGTGGGGGTTGGTCGGTGGGTTGCTTGAGAACTGTACAGTGGACGCGAGCATCTTTGATCTTTTGTGGTCAAGTTATTAAGAGCATTCGGTGGATGCCTTGGCACTAGGAGCCGAAGAAGGACGTGGTGGCCTGCGATAAGCCTCGGGGAGTTGGCTAACGAACCGTGATCCGAGGATGTCCGAATGGGGAAACCCAGCCGGGGTCATGCCCGGTTACCCGCGCCTGAATGTATAGGGCGTGTGGAGGGAACGTGGGGAAGTGAAACATCTCAGTACCCACAGGAAGAGATATTCCGTGAGTAGTGGCGAGCGAAAGCGGATGAGGCTAAACCGGGGGTGTGTGATAGACGGCAGTCGTTGCACCTCCGGGGTCGTGGGACCCGCCAACCAGGCCTGCCGGCCTGGTAGGGAGTGAGAAAGCGTCGTCATAGTCGAACGGTCTGGGAAGGCCGGGCACAGAGGGTGAGACCCCCGTAGACGAAATGGTGGCGCCTCCCGGTGGGGATCCCGAGTAGCACGGGGCCCGTGAAATCCCGTGTGAATCTGGCAAGACCACTTGCTAAGCCTAAATACTACCTAGTGACCGATAGCGGACAAGTACCGTGAGGGAAAGGTGAAAAGTACCCCGGGAGGGGAGTGAAATAGTACCTGAAACCGGATGCTTACAATCCGTCGGAGCCTCCGTAGCTGGGGTGACGGCGTGCCTTTTGAAGAATGAGCCTGCGAGTTAGTGGTATGTGGCGAGGTTAACCCGTGTGGGGAAGCCGTAGCGAAAGCGAGTCCGAACAGGGCGAATGAGTCGCATGCTCTAGACCCGAAGCGAAGTGATCTACCCATGGGCAGGTTGAAGCGCGGGTAAGACCGCGTGGAGGACCGAACCCACTTAGGTTGAAAACTGAGGGGATGACCTGTGGGTAGGGGTGAAAGGCCAATCAAACTTCGTGATAGCTGGTTCTCCCCGAAATGCATTTAGGTGCAGCGTTGCGTGTTTCTTGCCGGAGGTAGAGCACTGGATGGCCGATGGGCCCCAACAGGTTACTGACGTCAGCCAAACTCCGAATGCCGGTAAGTGTAAGCGCAGCAGTGAGACGGCGGGGGATAAGCTTCGTCGTCGAGAGGGAAACAGCCCAGACCACCGGCTAAGGCCCCTAAGCGTGTGCTAAGTGGGAAAGGATGTGGAGTTGCACAGACAACCAGGAGGTTGGCTTAGAAGCAGCCACCCTTGAAAGAGTGCGTAATAGCTCACTGGTCAAGTGATTCTGCGCCGACAATTTAGCGGGGCTCAAGCACACCGCCGAAGCCGTGGCACTGACACATGTTCCTCAGCTCTCGCCTACGGGCGGGTGTTCAGGGGTGTTGGTGGGTAGGGGAGCGTCGTGTGGGAGGTGAAGCTGCGGGGTGACCCAGTGGTGGATCCCACACGAGTGAGAATGCAGGCATGAGTAGCGAAAGACGGGTGAGAAACCCGTCCGCCGAATGACCAAGGGTTCCAGGGCCAGGTTAATCCGCCCTGGGTAAGTCGGGACCTAAGGCGAGGCCGACAGGCGTAGTCGATGGACAACGGGTTGATATTCCCGTACCGGCGAAACACCGCCCATACCGAGCCCGGTGATGCTAACCGCCCAACGCCGTCCTTGTGCCCTTCGGGGCCGGGGCCGGCCGCGCGCGGAACCCGAACCGGTATTAGGTAAGCGTATTAACAGGGGTGACGCAGACAGGTAGCCACCGCGTGTTTTATGGCTATGCACGTCCAAGGGAGCAGGGCGAGGTCCAGGCAAATCCGGACCTCATACAGCCTCAGACCTGATGGTGACCGCGAATGCGGGAAGCAGGGTGATCCTATGCTGCCAAGAAAAGCCTCGACGCGAGGTGTTAGCCGCCCGTACCCTAAACCGACTCAGGTGGTCAGGTAGAGAATACCAAGGCGATCGAGAAAATCACGGTTAAGGAACTCGGCAAAATGCCCCCGTAACTTCGGGAGAAGGGGGGCCTGAGGGGTGAAGCCACTTGCTGGCTAGCCCTTTCGGGCCGCAGAGACCAGGGAGAAGCGACTGTTTACTAAAAACACAGGTCCGTGCGAAGTCGCAAGACGATGTATACGGACTGACGCCTGCCCGGTGCTGGAAGGTTAAGAGGACGGGTCAGCCCTTCGGGGCGAAGCTCAGAATTTAAGCCCCAGTAAACGGCGGTGGTAACTATAACCATCCTAAGGTAGCGAAATTCCTTGTCGGGTAAGTTCCGACCTGCACGAATGGCGTAACGACTTCTCCGCTGTCTCAACCGTGAACTCGGCGAAATTGCACTACGAGTAAAGATGCTCGTTTCGCGCAGCAGGACGGAAAGACCCCGGGACCTTTACTATAGCTTGGTATTGGTGTTCGGGACGGCTTGTGTAGGATAGGTGGGAGACTGTGAAGCAGCCACGCCAGTGGTTGTGGAGTCATCGTTGAAATACCACTCTGGTCGTTCTGAACATCTAACCTCGGTCCGTAATCCGGATCAGGGACAGTGCCTGGTGGGTAGTTTAACTGGGGCGGTTGCCTCCCAAAATGTAACGGAGGCGCTCAAAGGTTCCCTCAGCCTGGTTGGCAATCAGGTGTCGAGTGTAAGTGCACAAGGGAGCTTGACTGTGAGACTGACAGGTCGAGCAGGGACGAAAGTCGGAACTAGTGATCCGGCGGTGGCTTGTGGAAGCGCCGTCGCTCAACGGATAAAAGGTACCCCGGGGATAACAGGCTGATCTTGCCCAAGAGTCCATATCGACGGCATGGTTTGGCACCTCGATGTCGGCTCGTCGCATCCTGGGGCTGGAGTAGGTCCCAAGGGTTGGGCTGTTCGCCCATTAAAGCGGTACGCGAGCTGGGTTTAGAACGTCGTGAGACAGTTCGGTCCCTATCCGCTGCGCGCGCAGGAAACTTGAGAAGACCTGTCCCTAGTACGAGAGGACCGGGACGGACGAACCTCTGGTGTGCCAGTTGTTCCGCCAGGAGCATGGCTGGTTGGCTACGTTCGGAAGGGATAACCGCTGAAAGCATCTAAGCGGGAAGCCTGCTTCAAGATGAGGTTTCCACCACCCTCGGGTGGGAAGGCCCCCAGCAGAACACTGGGTTGATAGGCCGGATGTGGAAGCACGGCAACGTGTGAAGCTGACCGGTACTAATTGGCCGACAACTTCACCACAACTATCAGGTCTTGTGATGACGCGTCCACTGTACGGTTCTGGAGCCACCCACACACGGGTGACATCTCCATAGAGTTACGGCGGTCATAGCGAAGGGGAAACGCCCGGTCCCATTCCGAACCCGGAAGCTAAGCCCTTCAGCGCCGATGGTACTGCGTGGGAGACTGCGTGGGAGAGTAGGACGCCGCCGAACACCCATTACCGTGTGGGCCGCAACCCTTGGGTTGCGGCCCACACGTGTTTCTGGACCCAAGTGGCCGCCCCGTCGACGGCGGCGAGGTCAGTGCGCTTCGCGGCGCTCGAGCAGCTCGGGGATCTGTGGCGCCCTCCATACTTCGCCTCTACCGTCGCTGACATGAGCGCGTCATCGCACGTGCGTGGGGGAGCGTCCGCGCAGTCCGGGAACACGGCAGCGCCCCGGCGCCCCAGGGGCAGCCCGTTGCTCATCGTCCTCATGATCATCGTCGTCGTGCCCTCGGTGCTGCTCGCCGACTCCTGGGGGGCCGGCGCGGCCGGCATCATCGGCGGCCTCACCGGCATGTTCTCCCTCGTCGCGTTCCTGGGTGGCCCGCTGTGGCCCGATCTTCGGGTCGCCCTGATCCTGGGGCCGCTGCTCGTTGTCGCCGCGGCGCTGCCGCGTCTGGTCGCGGAATCCTCCCGCCCGGCGGCGATCGCCCTCGTCGTCCTTCTCACCTTCGTCGCGGGTCTGCTCCCGCTCATCGGTCCCCGTTTCGCCAACGCCGGCATGGGGCTCGGCATGACGACGATGTTCGGCTACGGCTATGCGCCCATGGGCGGTGCGGACCACGAGCAGATCATCGCCGCCGCCGTCGCGGGCGTCGTCGTCGCGCTCGTGCTGCGGGTCCTCATGGGGATCTCCGACCCGTCCAAGCCCACCCGCGAGCAGGTCGCCGCGGTTCTCGTCGCCGAGGACCCGGCTTCCGCGGCGGCGGGCGCGTTCGGCACCTGGCTCGCCGACCGCAGACAGCGCTGGCTCGCGGACGCCCTCGAGGGCGGCTCACGCTACCGCCTCGCCGTCCGCGCCGCGGAGCTGTCGGGGCGGGCCGACCCCGACGCCGTCGCCGCCCTCCGTGCGCGGGCCGAGGACCTCGCGGGGCGGATCAAGGCCAAGCCCGCCCGGGCCAAGGCGGACACCCCGAGCCCGGACCCGGCACGGTCACCGGCAGCGGAACCCGCCGACGGTCCCCTCGCCGACGCCGCCCGCGCCCTCGACACCGTCGAGCAGGCGGTCGACGGGCGCGACACCACCCCCGTCCACCTGGACCGGGACCGGGGCGAGCAGCTCAAGGAGGCGGTGCTCCACCCGTCGGCGCGACTGCGCTCCGTCCAGGTCCGGCACGCGTTCCGCACGGCACTCGCCGTCCTCCTCATGCTGCTCGTCACCTCGCGGCTCGATCGCGGCGACCCGCTCGTGTCCACCGCGCTGCTCGCGACCTTCAGCATCCTCCAGGCGACCTGGAGCGAGACCGCGGCCAAGACGCGGAACAAGATCGTCGGCGTCGTCGCCGGCTCGCTCACCGTCGCGGTCGTCCTCCTGCTCGTCCCGTCCGACTACCTCGTCATGGTCGCCACCGTCTCCCTGTGCCTAGGACTCTGGTACGTCGTCACCCGCCCGGCACTGGGCAGTGCGTTCATGGTCGTCGTCAGCGTCGGCTTCAACTCCGTGAGCCGCGACCTCGACCCCGTGAACCTCCTCCTCCAGTACGTCGGCCTCACCGCGTGCGCGGTGCTCCTCGGGGTGGTCCTCGGCTACGTCGTCATCCCCGGTTTCCGACCCCCGCCGCTGCGGGAGCGGGTCGAGGCCGCCACCGCGGCCACCGTCGCGGCCCTGCGGGCCTCGGCCACCGGCACGGCATCGCGGCGGCCGGAGGACATCACCGTGCTCCGCGACGCCGAGCGGCTGCAGGACGAGCTCGTCCCCGACCGGGACCGGCTCGACAGTCGTCAGCTCGCCGACCTCGACACGCTGCGCACGCGTCTGCGCAACCTCACCGTCCTCGCCGACGCCACCGAGCTCACGAGCGAGGACGTCGACCTCGTCACGGCCGAGC
Above is a genomic segment from Georgenia wutianyii containing:
- a CDS encoding FUSC family protein, with protein sequence MSASSHVRGGASAQSGNTAAPRRPRGSPLLIVLMIIVVVPSVLLADSWGAGAAGIIGGLTGMFSLVAFLGGPLWPDLRVALILGPLLVVAAALPRLVAESSRPAAIALVVLLTFVAGLLPLIGPRFANAGMGLGMTTMFGYGYAPMGGADHEQIIAAAVAGVVVALVLRVLMGISDPSKPTREQVAAVLVAEDPASAAAGAFGTWLADRRQRWLADALEGGSRYRLAVRAAELSGRADPDAVAALRARAEDLAGRIKAKPARAKADTPSPDPARSPAAEPADGPLADAARALDTVEQAVDGRDTTPVHLDRDRGEQLKEAVLHPSARLRSVQVRHAFRTALAVLLMLLVTSRLDRGDPLVSTALLATFSILQATWSETAAKTRNKIVGVVAGSLTVAVVLLLVPSDYLVMVATVSLCLGLWYVVTRPALGSAFMVVVSVGFNSVSRDLDPVNLLLQYVGLTACAVLLGVVLGYVVIPGFRPPPLRERVEAATAATVAALRASATGTASRRPEDITVLRDAERLQDELVPDRDRLDSRQLADLDTLRTRLRNLTVLADATELTSEDVDLVTAELARHSPADDAAGPSGTASTVLWDLAHEAGAAERSLLASLPAEGR